The uncultured Desulfovibrio sp. genome segment ATGGCGTGCCGCTGGAGCGCTCGCCCATCGCCAAGGACGCCGCCACCCCCGTGCACCACACGGCAGTGCTCAAGATCATCGCCGATCAGACTTCCCTGCCATGCGGCTTCGTGTCGCTTGAAAAGGTGCTGGCCGGGCCTGCTGCCGTGCGCGAAACCATTGAGGCCGCACGTGCCCAAGGGTGCCGCGCCGTGGTCTGCGATGCCGTATCGGACGACGACATTGCCGTGATTGCCCAGTCGCTGGCCGATGCGCCCTATCCGCTGGTGTCGCTGGATCCCGGCCCGTTCACATCGGAGCTTGCCGCAGCGCGCATTGAGGCCCCCCGTGCGGAATTTGAAAACCGCATCTTCCTCACTGTGGGCAGCACCAGCGAACTGACCCGAGTACAGCTGGAAACCCTGCGGCTGGCCCACCCCTGCCACATCGTGTCCATGAATGTGCGCAAGGTGCTGGCTGGCGAGGCCGAATCACAGGCGGAGTGCCGCCGCGTGCTGGAGGCCGTCTTTGCCGCGCCCGAAGAAGCCAAGGTTCTTGGCGTGTGCACCGCCGCCAGCAAGGAAGACGTTTTCTCCATGCAGGAAATGTCCCAGACCCTCGGCATCGCGCCCAGCGAAATCTCGCGCCGCATCAATATGGCTCTGGCTCATGTGGCTCAGGAAGCCCTGAAGAACGAAAATCTGCGCATCGGCGGCCTGTACACCTCGGGCGGCGAAGTGACGGTTTCCGTCATGCGTACGCTCAAGGCCGGGGGCTTTTCCGTGCGGATCATGGTGCTGCCCCTTGCCGTGTACGGCCACATCATCGGCGGCGAACACCCCGACCTGCCCATGATCACCAAGGGCGGCTTTGTGGGCGACAAGGACAGCCTTGTGGAATGCATGGAATACCTGTTCACCAAAATTTCAAGCCGCAAGCGGCCCGCCTGACAGCTGCGCCGCACCCACGCAAGTTCATAACCAACAAGGAACAGATAAATGAAACCCCTGATTTGCGCCCCCATGGGCGACCCCGCAGGCGTTGGGCCGGAAATTCTGGCCGCCTCGCTGGCAGATGCTGCCGTCACCGACATGGCCAACGTGCTGGTGGTGGGCAATACCGAAATCATGCGCCGCGCCGTCGCAATCATGAAGGTCAACCTCGATTTCAACGAGGTTGATACGGATCTCAACGGCTGGCGCGAGGGCGCTGCCAACATCATCAATATGGACAACGTGGACCTGGCCTCCTTTGCCTACGGCAAGGTGCAGGCCCAGTGCGGCCAGGCGGCTTTTGAATACATCAAGGCCTCCATCGAGCTGACAATGGCGGGCAAAACCGCCGCCGTGGCTACCACGCCCATCAACAAGGAATCCCTCAAGGCAGCCCACGTGCCGTATATCGGACACACCGAAATCTTTGGCGACCTCACCGGCACAAAGGATCCGCTGACCATGTTCCAGGTGCACAGCCTGCGCGTGTTCTTCCTCACCCGGCATCTCTCGCTGATTGATGCTTGCCGCGCCGTCAAAAAAGACCGTTTGCTCGACTACATCAGCCGTTGCACCAGCGCCCTCAAGCTGCTGGGGCTGGAGAATCCGAGCATGGTGGTGGCCGGGCTCAACCCGCACTGCGGCGAACACGGACTCTTTGGCAATGAGGAAGACGCCGAGGTGGTTCCAGCCATTGAAGAAGCGCGCCGTCAGGGGTTCAATGTGCACGGCCCCAACCCGGCGGACTCTGTGTTCCACTTTGCCCTCAAGGGCGCGTGGGACGCCGTGCTTTCGCTCTATCACGACCAGGGCCACATAGCGACCAAGATGGTGGACTTTGAGCGCACCATTTCACTTACGCTGGGTATGCCCATTCTGCGCACGTCGGTGGATCACGGCACAGCCTTTGACATTGCCGGAACAGGCAAGGTCAGCGCCGTGAGCATGGTGGAAGCCATCCGCCTTGCAGCGGAATACGCGCCCAGCTTCAAAAGGGCCTGATTTGCGGCAGAGGATGTGAACTGCGCACCGCATCCGGAGGACGAGCAGAGTAAAACAAGAGAACAAACAGTAAGAGCGTCAACCGTTCCCCCAACTTTTACCGGCGCGGGCACTGCCCGGGCCGTGTCGCAACCACACCACGGAGGTTGAGATGACTGCCGTCCAATCGTTCGGCATTGGCTATTCGATGACCATGCTCTGCATTTCCATCGCCATAGTCATTGTGCTGTGCATCTGCTTCAAAATACATGCCTTTGTATCCCTGACCGCAGCAAGCCTGTTTCTGGCGCTGACGCACCACATGGAACTGGCCAAGATCGTCATGGCCTTTGAAGGTGGCCTTGGCAAAACGCTGGGCTTTCTTGCGCCCATTCTGGCTCTGGGGGCCATATTGGGCAAACTGATGGAAGTTTCCGGCGCAGCCGAAAGGCTGGCGCGGACGCTCATCAACATCCTCGGCCAGTCAAAAGCGCACTGGGCCATGATGGTTGTGGGCTACATCTGTGGTATCCCGGTTTTTCTTCAGGTGGGCATCATCCTGTTGACGCCGCTCATGTTCTCCATCGTCAAGGAATCCAAGCTGCCGCTCATTCAGGTGGGTATGGCCCTTGTGGTGGCCCTGACCACGGTGCACTGCATCGTGCCGCCGCACCCTGCCGCCATGGCCGTTACCGACCTGCTCAAGGCTGACGTGGGCAAGGTTATCTTTTTCGGTCTGCTGGTGGGCCTGCCCGCCGCCAGCATTGCAGGCCCCATCTACGGCAAGTTCATTGCCAAGCGCCTGCCCGCCGTGCCGCTGACCGGCGTGTACGCCAATACCGAACCCCGCAAGGAATCTGAACTGCCGCCCTTTGGCAGCTCGCTCTTCGTCATGCTGCTGCCCCTGCTGCTCATGATCGCCAAGACTGTGGTGGAACTGACCATCGACAAGCAGAATCCGCCCGCCTACATGCCTTACGTGAACTTCATTGGCACGCCCATGATCGCCCTGTTCATTTCCGCAGTGGTGGCCTACATCGTGTTTGGCCTCAAGCGCGGTTTCAACTGGGATCAGCTGGGCCGTTTCAGCGAGCAGGGCATGGCCCCTCTGGCCTCCATCATGCTGGTTATTGGCGCGGCTGGCGCGCTGAACCAGATCATCACCGACAGTGGCGTGGGCGTTGTGCTCAAGCAGGTGCTCACCAGCATCCAGATCAGCCCCCTGATCCTGGCCTGGATTATCGCCATTGCCCTGCGCTTTGCCCTGGGCAGCGCCACAGTTTCCATGATGACCGCCGCCGGGCTTATCCTGCCCGTGCTCAGCAGCAACCCCGGCATTGACCCGGCCCTCATGGCCATTGTCATCGGCGCTGGCGCAACCGGCGCTTCGCATGTGACCGACTCCGGCTTCTGGTTCGTCAAGGAATCCCTTGGTATCCCCATGGGTTCCATGTACGCCACCTATACGGCTGGCACTACCATAGCCTCCGTGCTTGGCCTGTTCGGCACGCTGCTGCTCTCCATGTTCCTGTAAGAACCGCTGCGCCGGGGTCTGGTATTTCACAGGCCCCGGCGCTATTATAGATCAGTGCCCTGTCTTCCACCGCCAGCCCCAGCAAGGAATCAGCAATGAAGATCGTCATCGCGCCCGACTCGTACAAGGAATGCCTGTCTGCCCTGCAAGTGGCTCTTTCCATCGAATCCGGCTTCCGCGAGGTTTTCCCCGATGCGGTCTACGTCAAGGTTCCTGTGGCGGACGGCGGCGAAGGTACCGTGGAAGCCATGGTTGAAGCCACGGCAGGCCGCCGGGTGGACACCACGGTACGCGGCCCGCTGGGCGACCCGGTGGATGCTTTCTACGGCCTGACCGGCGATGGCAAAACCGCAGTGATCGAAATGGCCGCAGCCAGCGGTCTGGCCCTTGTGCCGCCCAAATTGCGCAATCCCCTCAATACCACCAGCTACGGCACGGGCCAGCTTATCCGCTCCGCGCTGGATGCCGGCGCGCGCAAGTTCATTCTGGGCATTGGCGGCAGCGCCACCAACGAAGGCGGCGCTGGCATGCTTCAGGCTCTGGGAGTACGGTTGCTGGACGGCCAGGGGCAGGAAATCGAGCCCACCGGCATGGGCCTTGGCAGGCTTGCGCGCATAGACATGTCTGCCTTTGACGCCCGCCTTGCCGACTGCGTCATTGATGTTGCCTGCGATGTGGACAATCCCCTGTGCGGCCCGCGCGGCGCATCGGCCATCTTTGGCCCGCAGAAAGGGGCCACGCCTGAAATGGTGCAGCAGCTCGACGGATATTTGCAGAATTTTGCGGCCATTGCGCGCCGCGACCTTGGCGTGGACATGGCGGACCTGCCCGGCGCTGGCGCTGCTGGCGGCATGGGCGCGGCCATGTTTGCCTTTTTGAAAGGGCGGCTGCGCCCCGGCAGTGAGATTGTGACCGAAGCCGTGGGGCTGGACGCGCACGTGCGCGACGCTGATATCGTCATTACCGGCGAGGGCCGCATTGACGGGCAGACGGCCTTTGGCAAGACCCCTGTGGGCGTTGCCCGCGTGGCAAAGCGCCACAACAAGCCGGTGATCGCCATTGGCGGTTCGCTGCGGGCCGATGTGGACGCTGTCTTTGCCCACGGCATCGACGCGGTTTCAAGCGTACTCTACCGCCCCTGCACCATTGACGAGGCCCTTACCGAGGGCAATGAAAATCTGCGCAGGGCCGCGCGCAACATAGCCGCCATCCTTTCCATGGGACTTGGCATTGGCGCTTCGGGCGCAAGGGAATAGCATATGTTGACCGCCTACAGGCAAAGCTGGCGCGCACACCCCGGCTTCAATATTTTCTTTGTTTGCGCCATGCTGGCGGCGTGGGGCATGTATGCCCTGCTGTATGTCACTGCCTTGCCATTGGGCTCGAACCAAGCCAACGTCTTGGTCTTTGTTGCGGCTGCCCTGTGCATGCTATTTATCTTTGTCACGCCACGATACGGCTTCAAACCTACGGTAACACACTACGCCATAATGGCGGCCACCTTGCTGCCCTCGCTGCCCAACGGTCAGGAGATTATCCGGCAGAGCGGCCTGTTTTTCTGATGTGCCACCGCGCCCCGAGGCGCACGCCATAATAAAAGACGGCCACTCGTTGGGAGTGGCCGTCTTTTATTATGCTTATGATCTTTTGCGGAGCTCACCCCGCAAAGATATCTTTTCTGTTTACGCCTTCTTGGCGCGCAGGCCCGCAAAGGCCAGAATCACGCCCAGGGCAATGCCCAACGCCGCCGCAAACACTACCTGAAAGTGGGCGGGCAGCATAAAGGTGATGGTGTGCGCGGGAATCCAGAAGAAGGGAATGGTCTTCTTGAGCACAAAGCTCCACATGGAATTCCAGTCGATGGTGCGGAACAGGGCCGCCACGTCAGGCTTGGTGCACAAGCTGTTGAGCGTGCCGCCGGTGGCCGCAATGTGCAGGTCGGTGAGCTTGTGGGTAATCATCAGCACCGGGGCGAACAACGTGTTGATGAGCACGCTGATGGAAAAAGACATGAGCAGCTTGGCGCCAAAGGTCGTGGGAGCGCCCGAAAGCAGACCCATTTCGTTGAGCAGCTTGAACGTGCCCGCGCCATACACGGTAAAGGCAATCTTGATGCCTATGCCCAGAAAACCCCAGATAATCGCCTTGGGCAAAACGCCAAAACCAGGCCTGTTATACACACCTGCGGTAATGCGCAGGGCAATGCATTCGCCAAGGGTAGCCAGAATGGCAAACTTGAGAAAGCTCATGCCAAAAGGATACTGGGCAGTCAGGCTGATAAAGCCCTCAAGCGCCCCTGGCCCAAAAGCCAGCCAACCGAACGCCGCCAAAC includes the following:
- a CDS encoding gluconate:H+ symporter, which encodes MTAVQSFGIGYSMTMLCISIAIVIVLCICFKIHAFVSLTAASLFLALTHHMELAKIVMAFEGGLGKTLGFLAPILALGAILGKLMEVSGAAERLARTLINILGQSKAHWAMMVVGYICGIPVFLQVGIILLTPLMFSIVKESKLPLIQVGMALVVALTTVHCIVPPHPAAMAVTDLLKADVGKVIFFGLLVGLPAASIAGPIYGKFIAKRLPAVPLTGVYANTEPRKESELPPFGSSLFVMLLPLLLMIAKTVVELTIDKQNPPAYMPYVNFIGTPMIALFISAVVAYIVFGLKRGFNWDQLGRFSEQGMAPLASIMLVIGAAGALNQIITDSGVGVVLKQVLTSIQISPLILAWIIAIALRFALGSATVSMMTAAGLILPVLSSNPGIDPALMAIVIGAGATGASHVTDSGFWFVKESLGIPMGSMYATYTAGTTIASVLGLFGTLLLSMFL
- the pdxA gene encoding 4-hydroxythreonine-4-phosphate dehydrogenase PdxA, with product MKPLICAPMGDPAGVGPEILAASLADAAVTDMANVLVVGNTEIMRRAVAIMKVNLDFNEVDTDLNGWREGAANIINMDNVDLASFAYGKVQAQCGQAAFEYIKASIELTMAGKTAAVATTPINKESLKAAHVPYIGHTEIFGDLTGTKDPLTMFQVHSLRVFFLTRHLSLIDACRAVKKDRLLDYISRCTSALKLLGLENPSMVVAGLNPHCGEHGLFGNEEDAEVVPAIEEARRQGFNVHGPNPADSVFHFALKGAWDAVLSLYHDQGHIATKMVDFERTISLTLGMPILRTSVDHGTAFDIAGTGKVSAVSMVEAIRLAAEYAPSFKRA
- a CDS encoding Mpv17/PMP22 family protein translates to MRQKDFVVLGVCLAAFGWLAFGPGALEGFISLTAQYPFGMSFLKFAILATLGECIALRITAGVYNRPGFGVLPKAIIWGFLGIGIKIAFTVYGAGTFKLLNEMGLLSGAPTTFGAKLLMSFSISVLINTLFAPVLMITHKLTDLHIAATGGTLNSLCTKPDVAALFRTIDWNSMWSFVLKKTIPFFWIPAHTITFMLPAHFQVVFAAALGIALGVILAFAGLRAKKA
- a CDS encoding four-carbon acid sugar kinase family protein, with protein sequence MIIAVIADDFTGANDNGALLAAKGFSSATCLGLAHWNPKEFTQCDAVCLNAESRLLHREDAYKAVYDAVTEFNKEKPALVSKRIDSTLRGNVGAELEAAIKAMDDTHGHSQTLAVLVASYPHSGRICVGGYQIVHGVPLERSPIAKDAATPVHHTAVLKIIADQTSLPCGFVSLEKVLAGPAAVRETIEAARAQGCRAVVCDAVSDDDIAVIAQSLADAPYPLVSLDPGPFTSELAAARIEAPRAEFENRIFLTVGSTSELTRVQLETLRLAHPCHIVSMNVRKVLAGEAESQAECRRVLEAVFAAPEEAKVLGVCTAASKEDVFSMQEMSQTLGIAPSEISRRINMALAHVAQEALKNENLRIGGLYTSGGEVTVSVMRTLKAGGFSVRIMVLPLAVYGHIIGGEHPDLPMITKGGFVGDKDSLVECMEYLFTKISSRKRPA
- a CDS encoding glycerate kinase, with translation MKIVIAPDSYKECLSALQVALSIESGFREVFPDAVYVKVPVADGGEGTVEAMVEATAGRRVDTTVRGPLGDPVDAFYGLTGDGKTAVIEMAAASGLALVPPKLRNPLNTTSYGTGQLIRSALDAGARKFILGIGGSATNEGGAGMLQALGVRLLDGQGQEIEPTGMGLGRLARIDMSAFDARLADCVIDVACDVDNPLCGPRGASAIFGPQKGATPEMVQQLDGYLQNFAAIARRDLGVDMADLPGAGAAGGMGAAMFAFLKGRLRPGSEIVTEAVGLDAHVRDADIVITGEGRIDGQTAFGKTPVGVARVAKRHNKPVIAIGGSLRADVDAVFAHGIDAVSSVLYRPCTIDEALTEGNENLRRAARNIAAILSMGLGIGASGARE